One segment of Rosa chinensis cultivar Old Blush chromosome 6, RchiOBHm-V2, whole genome shotgun sequence DNA contains the following:
- the LOC112169437 gene encoding heat shock cognate 70 kDa protein 2, whose amino-acid sequence MALEAKGEGPAIGIDLGTTYSCVGVWQHDRVEIIANDQGNRTTPSYVAFTNIGRLIGDAAKNQATINPTNSVFDAKRLIGRKFSDACVKSDMKLWPFKIRGVGDKPMIVINNKNEKKQFAAEEISSMVLNNMREIAEAYLGLTIKNVVITVPAYFNDFQRQATKDAGVIAGMNVMRILNEPTAAAIAYGLDKKATTIGGKNVLIFDLGGGTFDVSLLKIEDEIFEVKATAGDTHLGGEDFDNRMVHHFVQEFEKKHWKDISNDPKALRRLRTSCERAKRTLSSTAETTIEIDSLFEGIDFHSKITRAKFEELNMDLFRKCMETVENCVRDAKIDREIVDDIVLVGGSTRIPKVQQLLQDLFNGKELCKSINPDEAVAYGAAVQAAVLRGGVEKVQDLLLLDVTPLSLGRMLHTGEFDVFIPRNTTIPTKKIKMATTIVQNQIGLIVDVYEGEETRAEKNKSLGQFVLEGIPPGPKGKPQITICFEIDANGTLIVSAEEKRLHLKKKVTISNYRGGLSEVEIEKMIKEAEKYKLEGQEYNEKVKAKSALENYSFDSYA is encoded by the exons ATGGCATTAGAGGCGAAAGGCGAGGGTCCAGCTATCGGCATCGATCTCGGAACAACTTACTCTTGCGTTGGCGTTTGGCAACACGATCGCGTTGAGATCATAGCCAATGATCAGGGCAACAGAACGACACCATCGTATGTTGCTTTTACCAATATTGGCCGTTTGATCGGTGATGCTGCAAAGAACCAAGCCACCATCAACCCTACCAATAGTGTTTTTG ATGCAAAGCGATTGATTGGCAGGAAATTTAGTGATGCATGTGTTAAGAGTGATATGAAATTATGGCCTTTCAAGATTCGTGGGGTGGGTGACAAGCCTATGATTGTGATCAACAACaagaatgaaaagaaacaatttgCTGCTGAGGAGATATCTTCAATGGTTCTCAATAACATGCGCGAAATTGCAGAGGCCTATCTTGGACTAACAATAAAGAATGTTGTTATAACTGTACCAGCATACTTCAATGACTTTCAGCGACAGGCTACAAAAGATGCTGGGGTAATTGCAGGCATGAATGTGATGCGTATTCTTAATGAGCCAACAGCCGCAGCTATTGCATATGGTCTTGACAAAAAGGCCACGACTATTGGTGGTAAAAATGTTCTCATTTTCGATCTTGGTGGTGGTACTTTTGATGTTTCCCTTCTTAAAATTGAAGATGAGATTTTTGAGGTAAAAGCTACTGCTGGAGATACACATCTTGGTGGTGAAGATTTTGACAATAGAATGGTGCACCATTTTGTTCAAGAGTTCGAGAAGAAACACTGGAAGGACATTAGCAATGACCCCAAAGCACTGAGAAGATTGAGAACATCTTGTGAGAGAGCGAAAAGGACTCTTTCTTCAACTGCTGAAACCACCATTGAGATTGATTCTTTATTCGAGGGTATCGACTTCCACTCTAAAATAACAAGAGCAAAATTTGAAGAGCTCAACATGGATCTCTTTAGAAAATGTATGGAGACTGTGGAAAATTGTGTGAGGGATGCTAAAATTGATAGGGAAATTGTTGATGATATTGTTCTTGTTGGTGGATCTACTAGAATTCCCAAGGTACAACAGCTATTGCAAGATCTCTTTAATGGTAAGGAGCTTTGCAAGAGCATCAATCCTGATGAAGCAGTTGCATATGGTGCTGCCGTACAAGCTGCAGTTTTGCGTGGTGGAGTTGAGAAAGTGCAGGACTTACTCTTGTTAGATGTAACTCCACTTTCCCTTGGTCGTATGCTTCATACAGGAGAGTTTGATGTTTTTATCCCAAGAAACACTACCATTCccaccaaaaaaattaaaatggccACAACTATCGTACAAAACCAAATCGGTTTGATagttgatgtgtatgaaggcgaAGAAACAAGAGCCGAGAAAAACAAATCGTTGGGGCAATTTGTGCTCGAAGGAATCCCTCCTGGTCCAAAAGGAAAACCTCAAATCACAATTTGCTTCGAGATCGATGCCAATGGAACTTTGATTGTCTCCGCTGAGGAAAAACGACTTCATCTTAAGAAGAAGGTTACAATCTCCAATTATAGAGGCGGGTTATCTGAAGTGGAAATTGAGAAGATGATCAAGGAAGCAGAGAAGTACAAGTTAGAGGGCCAGGAATATAACGAGAAAGTGAAGGCTAAGTCTGCATTAGAGA ATTACTCATTTGACAGTTATGCATGA